A window of Diospyros lotus cultivar Yz01 chromosome 14, ASM1463336v1, whole genome shotgun sequence contains these coding sequences:
- the LOC127790848 gene encoding uncharacterized protein LOC127790848, which produces MRLYDGCKEVLKIQKFRRMVSYAGFYCFVTVLSYAYTNNTTRAGYSRADQFYASYPAGTELLTDTAKLYKAALGNCFEEEEWGPIEWCIMAKHFERQGKSPYAYHAQYMAHLVSDGQIDGSG; this is translated from the exons ATGAGGTTATATGATGGCTGTAAGGAGGTGTTGAAGATTCAAAAGTTCAGGAGAATGGTATCCTATGCTGGGTTTTATTGCTTTGTCACTGTCTTAAGCTATGCTTACACGAACAACAC AACCAGAGCTGGGTATTCTAGAGCTGACCAATTCTATGCATCGTACCCTGCTGGAACTGAGCTTCTAACTGACACAGCCAAG TTATATAAAGCTGCACTTGGAAATTgctttgaagaagaagaatggggacCAATTGAATGGTGCATCATGGCTAAACACTTTGAAAGGCAAGGGAAATCTCCATATGCTTATCATGCA CAATACATGGCGCACCTTGTCTCCGACGGGCAAATTGATGGAAGTGGCTAG